The following proteins are co-located in the Palaemon carinicauda isolate YSFRI2023 chromosome 30, ASM3689809v2, whole genome shotgun sequence genome:
- the LOC137623369 gene encoding putative nuclease HARBI1, with protein sequence MDSSDDDFVFACLLSLYIQSLRQIGSQRGRARERLVRRMMRRQRLMWMHEWLSEDRRLRLGHYSIFLVRELRTEDVSSFQNYLILTPEIFDEVLERITPAIERQDRTFRSALPPGLKLSLTLRHLATEDNYSSLSYAFRCSKTAISTMVPQVCKAIVEVYKDEVFTVPVTPDEWRALAQEFEDKWNVPHAVGALDGKHFAIKKAPNTGSVYHNYKGFFSIPLLALVDAQYRFIWIELGGVGHMSDAQI encoded by the coding sequence ATGGATTCCAGCGATGACGATTTTGTTTTTGCCTGTTtgctcagtttatatatacaatctctTCGTCAAATCGGAAGTCAGAGAGGGAGAGCTAGAGAGCGGCTGGTGAGGAGGATGATGAGAAGGCAACGATTGATGTGGATGCATGAATGGTTGTCAGAAGATAGGCGGCTGAGACTGGGCCATTACTCAATATTTCTTGTAAGAGAACTCCGCACTGAAGATGTTTCTTCATTCCAGAACTATTTGATATTGACTCCAGAGATATTTGACGAGGTTTTAGAAAGAATAACACCAGCCATCGAGAGACAAGACAGGACGTTCCGTTCTGCACTGCCACCTGGACTGAAGTTGTCCCTAACTCTAAGACATCTGGCCACCGAAGACAATTACTCTTCACTTTCCTATGCGTTCCGGTGCAGCAAAACAGCCATCTCCACTATGGTGCCACAAGTGTGCAAGGCAATCGTGGAAGTATACAAGGATGAAGTGTTCACAGTTCCAGTGACGCCTGATGAGTGGCGAGCTCTTGCGCAGGAGTTCGAAGACAAGTGGAATGTACCTCATGCAGTTGGAGCTCTGGACGGGAAACATTTCGCTATAAAAAAGGCACCTAATACAGGATCCGTGTATCATAACTACAAGGGCTTTTTCAGTATCCCTCTCCTTGCCTTGGTTGACGCCCAGTACCGTTTCATATGGATTGAACTAGGAGGAGTTGGACACATGTCTGATGCCCAAATCTAA